A DNA window from Mycolicibacter terrae contains the following coding sequences:
- a CDS encoding DUF6319 family protein yields the protein MTAPTFAVTAPNLTDHAPEVNSPAASTPTPYPPAAAAPAPKAPAKKTTGKKAKTFELTLTVTGSADGEWHAEIKQGNSYLVRDVAVAAAAVSRAAKELHEKLFTPIEALMDEARSQQAARIAALEAELEAARKVLADLD from the coding sequence ATGACCGCACCGACTTTCGCCGTAACAGCCCCGAACCTCACCGACCACGCCCCCGAGGTGAATTCCCCTGCCGCCAGCACGCCGACCCCGTACCCTCCCGCTGCTGCTGCTCCGGCACCGAAGGCCCCGGCCAAGAAGACAACCGGCAAGAAGGCCAAGACCTTCGAGTTGACCCTCACCGTGACCGGCTCTGCCGACGGCGAGTGGCACGCCGAGATCAAGCAGGGCAACAGCTACCTGGTCCGCGATGTGGCCGTCGCGGCCGCCGCCGTCTCCCGCGCCGCCAAGGAACTGCACGAGAAGCTGTTCACGCCCATCGAAGCGTTGATGGACGAGGCGCGCTCCCAGCAGGCCGCCAGGATCGCCGCCCTCGAGGCAGAACTCGAAGCAGCGCGCAAGGTCCTCGCCGATTTGGACTGA
- a CDS encoding nitroreductase family deazaflavin-dependent oxidoreductase — translation MNGNALKDAGAKLMNLAHRVVLTVSGNRLLAKPFGMPLVELHTTGRKSGLPRSCFLTAPVHDANRVVLVASKGGDDRHPDWYQNLKAHPDAELVINGDRRKIHARTATPQERAELWPVITAAYKGYADYQTRTSREIPVVICELQP, via the coding sequence ATGAACGGCAACGCGCTCAAGGACGCCGGGGCCAAGTTGATGAACCTGGCGCACCGGGTGGTCCTCACCGTCAGCGGCAACAGACTGTTGGCCAAACCGTTTGGGATGCCGCTGGTCGAACTGCACACGACGGGTCGCAAGTCCGGGCTGCCGCGGTCCTGCTTTCTGACGGCGCCCGTTCACGATGCGAATCGGGTTGTGCTCGTCGCGTCGAAGGGCGGTGACGACCGCCATCCCGACTGGTACCAGAACCTCAAGGCGCATCCCGACGCCGAGCTGGTGATCAACGGCGACCGGCGAAAAATCCACGCGCGCACCGCAACCCCGCAAGAGCGCGCCGAGCTGTGGCCGGTGATCACCGCGGCCTACAAAGGGTATGCGGATTATCAGACCCGGACCAGCCGTGAGATTCCGGTGGTGATCTGCGAACTGCAGCCCTGA
- a CDS encoding uracil-DNA glycosylase encodes MSTPGVDDRRRHMAVLAATIKVCRLCPGLNIAGETESAPGYGAVDSPVALVGQSLCGKLCMESQIPFTGGSGCLLDESFVRAGLEKRDVFITNVVHCHPPQNRESLPDWVSNCSPYLSLELKIVQPRVVIGLGQDAKVALERMYGLKAQKLQRPCQPLALAAVDGRGPELLFTEHPSWIKRQHDERLTDQYVGSLADAYRAAFRGVAG; translated from the coding sequence ATGAGCACACCCGGTGTTGACGACCGACGCAGGCATATGGCCGTTCTGGCCGCGACCATCAAGGTCTGCCGGCTCTGCCCAGGATTGAATATTGCCGGTGAGACGGAATCGGCGCCCGGCTATGGAGCGGTGGACTCGCCGGTGGCATTGGTCGGTCAGAGCCTGTGCGGCAAGCTGTGTATGGAATCGCAGATACCGTTCACCGGCGGTTCGGGATGCCTGCTCGACGAGAGCTTCGTGCGGGCCGGTCTCGAAAAGCGGGATGTCTTCATCACCAACGTCGTTCACTGCCACCCGCCACAGAATCGTGAGTCGCTGCCGGACTGGGTCAGCAATTGCAGCCCCTACCTGAGCCTCGAGTTGAAGATCGTTCAGCCGCGGGTGGTCATCGGGCTCGGCCAAGACGCCAAGGTGGCACTGGAGCGGATGTACGGTCTGAAGGCGCAGAAACTGCAACGCCCGTGCCAGCCTCTGGCCCTTGCGGCAGTCGACGGGCGAGGGCCGGAGTTGTTGTTCACCGAGCACCCGTCGTGGATCAAACGCCAGCATGATGAGCGGCTGACCGACCAGTACGTGGGCAGCCTCGCTGATGCCTACCGGGCGGCGTTTCGTGGCGTCGCGGGGTAA
- a CDS encoding TspO/MBR family protein → MGSISPKTQQPSSQHLAAFLVSLVVVIIVATLGGIASAGAAGEYGNLAQPGWAPPSYLFGPVWSALYLLMAVAAWLVWRVNPRWRNPAIIAYGVQLVLNLLWSPLFFGLGWRGLALIDIVLLDVAVAVTITLFWKIRRPAAVMLLPYFAWILFATALNYSVWALNS, encoded by the coding sequence ATGGGTTCGATCTCGCCGAAAACACAGCAGCCGAGTTCTCAGCACTTGGCCGCGTTCCTGGTCTCGCTCGTCGTGGTCATCATCGTCGCGACCCTCGGCGGGATCGCCTCCGCCGGCGCCGCAGGAGAGTACGGAAATCTCGCCCAACCCGGCTGGGCACCACCGAGCTACCTGTTCGGACCGGTGTGGAGCGCCCTCTACCTGCTCATGGCGGTCGCGGCCTGGCTCGTCTGGCGGGTGAACCCGCGGTGGCGAAACCCCGCCATCATCGCCTACGGGGTACAGCTCGTCTTGAACCTGCTCTGGTCACCGCTGTTCTTCGGACTCGGCTGGCGGGGTCTCGCCCTTATCGACATCGTGCTACTGGACGTCGCCGTGGCAGTCACCATCACATTGTTCTGGAAGATTCGCCGCCCGGCGGCCGTGATGCTGCTGCCGTACTTCGCCTGGATCCTGTTCGCGACCGCCCTGAACTACTCCGTCTGGGCGCTGAACAGCTGA
- a CDS encoding oxygenase MpaB family protein, which produces MADNCPAASDAEMASGCPVSTGGYDAVPLGPDSLTWKYFGQWTGLFQGTWAGSMQNMHPQLGAAVKDHSIFFMERIPRLMRSIYPIGGVVFDGYRAPQTGAEVRDYHIGLNGVDDQGRRYSALNPEVFYWAHATFFKSTLLAAEKFAGGLTEDDKRQLFDEHITWYRMYGMSMRPVPKTWEDFQEYWDHMCRNVLENTWAAREVMDLSTMPKHPSLEWIPDRLWALNLKVMQRFLTFMTVALYDPPVRELMGYTWSARQERLHGYLCKAITLVSKYGPKRALMHPRKRSALDRASGRLPVDAPLVQTPARNLPPVEYRDSPHFYCPNVD; this is translated from the coding sequence ATGGCGGATAACTGCCCGGCGGCCAGCGATGCGGAGATGGCCTCGGGCTGTCCGGTGAGCACCGGTGGTTATGACGCGGTACCGCTGGGGCCCGACTCGTTGACCTGGAAGTACTTCGGGCAGTGGACGGGGCTGTTCCAGGGGACCTGGGCGGGCTCGATGCAGAACATGCACCCGCAGCTGGGCGCCGCGGTCAAAGATCACTCGATCTTCTTCATGGAGCGGATCCCGCGGCTGATGCGGTCGATCTACCCCATCGGTGGCGTGGTGTTCGACGGCTACCGCGCCCCGCAGACCGGCGCCGAGGTCCGCGATTACCACATCGGACTCAACGGCGTCGACGACCAGGGGCGCCGCTACAGCGCGCTGAACCCCGAGGTCTTCTACTGGGCGCACGCGACGTTTTTCAAGTCGACCCTGCTGGCCGCCGAGAAGTTCGCCGGCGGACTGACCGAGGACGACAAGCGCCAACTCTTCGACGAGCACATCACGTGGTATCGCATGTACGGCATGAGCATGCGGCCGGTGCCCAAAACCTGGGAAGATTTCCAGGAGTACTGGGATCACATGTGCCGCAACGTCTTGGAGAACACCTGGGCGGCCCGTGAGGTCATGGACCTGTCGACCATGCCCAAACACCCTTCACTGGAATGGATTCCGGATCGGTTGTGGGCGCTGAACCTCAAGGTCATGCAGCGCTTCCTGACCTTCATGACGGTGGCCCTCTATGACCCGCCGGTGCGCGAACTCATGGGCTACACCTGGTCGGCGCGCCAGGAGCGGTTGCACGGGTATCTGTGCAAGGCGATCACATTGGTGTCCAAGTACGGTCCCAAGCGCGCCTTGATGCATCCGCGCAAGCGTTCGGCGTTGGACCGTGCCTCGGGCCGGCTTCCGGTGGATGCACCCCTGGTGCAGACCCCGGCGCGTAACCTGCCGCCGGTTGAGTACCGCGACAGCCCGCACTTCTACTGCCCGAACGTCGACTGA
- a CDS encoding nitroreductase/quinone reductase family protein, with protein MGDAPSSTAINDDTIQQFRANNGAIVQGLFAGMRGLLLHTVGAKSGAPRVTPLYRFDFEERWHVVGADGGSPKAPAWVHNLRAVTQACVEVGSNTGTGTTIHEVRVRELSEPERRRVWNALRQEIPHVDRFQANTKRVIPIFELSRA; from the coding sequence GTGGGTGATGCACCGTCGTCGACGGCGATCAACGACGACACGATCCAACAATTCCGAGCCAACAACGGTGCGATCGTCCAAGGGTTGTTCGCCGGTATGCGTGGGCTGTTACTGCACACGGTGGGGGCGAAATCAGGAGCACCCCGAGTGACGCCTCTCTACCGCTTTGATTTCGAGGAACGGTGGCATGTCGTCGGCGCGGACGGGGGAAGCCCGAAAGCGCCTGCCTGGGTACATAACCTGCGAGCGGTGACACAGGCGTGCGTCGAGGTCGGCTCAAACACCGGCACCGGTACGACCATCCACGAGGTGCGGGTACGTGAGCTGTCCGAGCCGGAACGGCGTCGCGTCTGGAACGCGTTACGGCAGGAAATTCCTCATGTCGATCGCTTCCAAGCCAATACCAAACGCGTGATACCGATATTCGAGCTTTCCCGAGCATGA
- a CDS encoding patatin-like phospholipase family protein, which produces MADRRPEPMHIPGTTEDAVTDDVVDAVDIGDAMLLLQKMENRLVRHALRKPDVLSAEQLRRLRYLLNFARLDDFEPGAAGPGGTRGRGDVSVGAELAPWRARVADALYGPLREERDPVIALIAARDALGGLAAGQDEQRSLLVEHHGNDFSRSELDAEVGHKKLVTVLGGGGGAGFVYIGGMQALLEAGPIPDYLIGSSFGSVLGSVVSRALPVPIEEYVAWAKTVSYRAILGPERLRRRHGLTGVFSLNFDQFADAMFRREDGEPMRMSDLAIPFDAVVAGVRRQPFAALPSRYRNQRLAALQLRSFPYLSIGLGPQIATRLWQTAAFIDPRVVTPLIVAGDNPDRDINVVDAASFSSAIPGVLHHETKDPKMRPLLDALLADNDVGALVDGGAASNVPVELAWKRVRDGRLGTRNACYLAFDCFHPQWDPRNLWLVPITQAIQLQMVRNAPYADHLVRFTPTLSPVNLAPSAGTIDRAGQWGRKSVERAIPVISALLEPIWWEGEKPAVVPAEPAAPAQQKAAPMSTVMSAFRAPRTRWDRWRHRDAI; this is translated from the coding sequence ATGGCCGATCGCCGCCCGGAGCCGATGCACATCCCCGGGACCACCGAAGACGCCGTCACCGACGACGTCGTCGACGCCGTCGACATCGGCGACGCCATGCTGCTGCTGCAGAAGATGGAGAACCGGCTGGTCCGGCACGCCTTGCGTAAGCCGGACGTGCTGAGCGCCGAGCAGCTGCGTCGGCTTCGCTACCTGCTCAATTTCGCCCGGCTCGATGACTTCGAGCCCGGCGCGGCCGGACCGGGCGGCACCCGCGGACGCGGCGATGTCTCCGTAGGCGCGGAGCTGGCCCCCTGGCGGGCCCGGGTGGCCGACGCCCTCTACGGCCCGTTGCGCGAGGAACGCGACCCGGTGATCGCGCTGATCGCGGCCCGCGACGCCCTGGGTGGGCTGGCCGCCGGCCAGGACGAGCAGCGCAGCCTGCTGGTCGAACATCACGGCAATGACTTCTCGCGATCCGAGCTCGACGCCGAGGTGGGCCACAAGAAGCTGGTCACCGTCCTCGGCGGGGGCGGCGGCGCGGGATTCGTCTATATCGGCGGCATGCAGGCGCTGCTGGAGGCCGGACCCATCCCGGACTACCTGATCGGCTCGTCGTTCGGGTCGGTGCTGGGCTCGGTGGTCAGCCGCGCGCTACCGGTCCCCATCGAGGAATACGTCGCCTGGGCCAAGACGGTGTCCTATCGCGCCATCCTGGGGCCCGAGCGGTTGCGCCGCCGCCACGGCCTGACCGGAGTGTTCTCCCTGAACTTCGACCAGTTCGCCGACGCCATGTTCCGCCGCGAGGACGGCGAGCCGATGCGCATGTCGGATCTGGCCATCCCCTTCGATGCGGTGGTGGCCGGGGTGCGCCGGCAGCCCTTCGCGGCGCTGCCCTCCCGGTACCGCAATCAGCGGCTCGCCGCGCTGCAGCTGCGGTCCTTCCCGTATCTGTCGATCGGGCTCGGCCCGCAGATCGCCACCCGCCTGTGGCAGACGGCCGCCTTCATCGACCCGCGGGTGGTCACCCCGCTGATCGTCGCCGGCGACAATCCCGACCGCGACATCAACGTCGTCGACGCGGCGTCATTCTCCTCGGCGATCCCCGGCGTGCTGCACCACGAGACCAAAGACCCCAAGATGCGGCCGCTGCTCGACGCGCTGCTGGCCGATAACGACGTCGGGGCGCTGGTCGACGGCGGCGCCGCCAGCAACGTTCCGGTCGAGCTGGCCTGGAAACGGGTCCGCGACGGCCGGCTGGGCACCCGCAACGCCTGCTACCTCGCCTTCGACTGCTTCCATCCGCAATGGGATCCGCGAAACCTGTGGCTGGTGCCGATCACCCAGGCCATCCAATTGCAGATGGTGCGCAACGCCCCTTACGCCGACCATCTGGTCCGGTTCACTCCGACGCTGTCGCCGGTAAACCTGGCGCCGTCGGCCGGCACCATCGACCGGGCCGGCCAGTGGGGGCGCAAGAGCGTCGAACGCGCGATTCCGGTGATCTCGGCGCTGCTGGAACCCATCTGGTGGGAGGGCGAGAAGCCGGCGGTGGTTCCGGCCGAGCCCGCCGCGCCGGCACAGCAGAAGGCCGCGCCGATGAGCACGGTGATGTCCGCGTTCCGCGCCCCGCGGACCCGCTGGGACCGGTGGCGCCACCGCGACGCGATCTGA
- a CDS encoding sulfite exporter TauE/SafE family protein: MVLIILAGVGAGAVNSLVGSGTLITFPTLVTLGFPPLTATISNSIGLVAGGVSGTWAYRRELRGQWNRLRWQIPGSVIGAVCGAYLLLHLPESVFNRVVPVLLIAALALVVVGPKIQANAQRRAEQAGRSVDHLSRGRMVALTLGTFAVAVYGGYFSAAQGILLIGVMGVLLPESMQRMNAAKVLLTLLVNVVAALAYIITAFDRISWPAAGLIAVGSLIGGYLGGHYGRRLSPNALRAVIIVVGLIGLYRLMAV; this comes from the coding sequence ATGGTGTTGATCATCCTGGCCGGAGTGGGCGCCGGGGCGGTCAATTCCCTGGTCGGCTCGGGCACGCTGATCACCTTCCCGACCCTGGTGACGCTGGGGTTTCCGCCCCTGACCGCGACCATCTCGAACTCGATCGGCCTGGTGGCCGGCGGAGTGTCGGGAACCTGGGCCTACCGCCGGGAACTGCGCGGGCAGTGGAACCGGCTGCGCTGGCAGATCCCCGGATCGGTGATCGGTGCGGTCTGTGGCGCTTATCTGCTGTTGCACCTGCCCGAAAGCGTGTTCAACCGGGTGGTTCCGGTGCTGTTGATCGCGGCACTGGCACTGGTGGTGGTCGGCCCGAAGATCCAGGCGAACGCCCAGCGCCGCGCCGAGCAGGCCGGCCGATCGGTGGACCATCTGAGCAGGGGCCGGATGGTGGCGCTGACGCTCGGAACGTTCGCGGTCGCGGTGTACGGAGGCTATTTCTCTGCCGCGCAGGGCATTTTGCTGATCGGCGTGATGGGGGTGCTGCTGCCCGAGTCGATGCAGCGGATGAATGCCGCGAAAGTGCTGCTGACGCTGTTGGTCAACGTGGTCGCCGCACTGGCCTACATCATCACCGCGTTCGACCGGATCAGTTGGCCCGCAGCGGGATTGATTGCAGTCGGCTCATTGATCGGTGGATATCTGGGCGGGCACTACGGGCGCCGGCTGTCACCCAATGCGCTGCGGGCGGTGATCATCGTGGTCGGCCTGATCGGGCTCTACCGACTGATGGCGGTCTGA
- the der gene encoding ribosome biogenesis GTPase Der, whose protein sequence is MSPSESDGTWVDESDWEIGEDGSFDDLVEDSGPPPVVAVVGRPNVGKSTLVNRILGRREAVVQDLPGVTRDRVSYDALWTGRRFVVQDTGGWEPDAKGLQQLVAEQASVAMRTADAVILVVDSVVGATAGDEAAARILRRSGKPVFLAANKVDGERGEADAAALWSLGLGEPFAVSALHGRGVADLLDEVIAKLPEVAETAGGGGGPRRVALVGKPNVGKSSLLNRLAGDERSVVHDVAGTTVDPVDSLIEMDGKIWRFVDTAGLRRKVGQASGHEFYASVRTHGAIDAAEVVIILVDASQPLTEQDQRVLAMVIEAGRALVLAFNKWDLVDEDRRYLLDKEIDRDLARVSWAPRVNISAKTGRAVQKLVPALEGALKSWDTRISTGQLNTWLKEVVAATPPPARGGRAPRILFATQAASRPPTFVLFTSGFLEAGYRRFLERRLRETFGFEGSPIRINVRVREKRGAKRSR, encoded by the coding sequence ATGAGTCCTTCTGAATCCGACGGCACCTGGGTCGACGAAAGCGACTGGGAGATCGGGGAAGACGGTAGCTTCGACGATCTGGTCGAGGACTCCGGCCCCCCACCGGTGGTGGCCGTGGTGGGCCGGCCGAACGTCGGCAAGTCGACTCTGGTCAACCGTATCCTGGGCCGGCGCGAGGCCGTCGTGCAGGACCTGCCCGGGGTGACCCGCGACCGGGTGTCGTATGACGCGTTGTGGACCGGGCGCCGCTTCGTGGTGCAGGACACCGGTGGCTGGGAACCCGACGCCAAGGGCTTGCAGCAGCTGGTGGCCGAGCAGGCGTCGGTGGCGATGCGCACCGCGGACGCGGTGATCCTGGTGGTGGACTCGGTGGTAGGCGCCACCGCCGGCGACGAGGCCGCCGCCCGCATCCTGCGCCGCTCCGGCAAACCGGTGTTCTTGGCCGCCAACAAGGTTGACGGTGAACGCGGTGAGGCTGATGCGGCGGCGCTGTGGTCACTGGGGCTGGGCGAACCGTTCGCGGTCAGCGCCCTGCACGGGCGCGGGGTCGCCGACCTGCTCGACGAGGTGATCGCCAAGCTGCCCGAGGTCGCCGAAACCGCCGGGGGTGGAGGTGGCCCGAGGCGGGTGGCGCTGGTCGGCAAGCCCAATGTCGGCAAGAGTTCGCTGCTGAACAGGTTGGCCGGCGACGAGCGTTCGGTGGTGCACGACGTCGCCGGAACCACCGTCGACCCGGTCGACTCGCTGATCGAGATGGACGGCAAGATCTGGCGTTTCGTCGACACCGCCGGGCTGCGCCGCAAGGTCGGACAGGCCAGCGGACACGAGTTCTACGCCTCGGTACGCACCCACGGCGCCATCGACGCCGCCGAAGTGGTGATCATCTTGGTCGATGCGTCGCAGCCGCTGACCGAACAGGATCAGCGCGTGCTGGCCATGGTGATCGAGGCCGGCCGGGCGCTGGTGCTGGCCTTCAACAAGTGGGACCTGGTCGACGAGGACCGGCGCTACCTGCTGGACAAAGAGATCGACCGCGACCTGGCCCGGGTCAGCTGGGCGCCGCGGGTCAACATCTCGGCGAAAACCGGTCGCGCCGTGCAGAAATTGGTGCCCGCGCTGGAGGGCGCGCTGAAATCGTGGGACACCCGGATCTCTACCGGGCAGCTCAACACCTGGCTCAAAGAGGTGGTCGCCGCGACACCGCCGCCGGCACGGGGCGGCCGTGCACCGCGAATCCTGTTCGCCACCCAGGCCGCGTCCCGCCCGCCGACGTTCGTGTTGTTCACCTCGGGATTCTTGGAGGCCGGTTACCGCCGGTTCCTGGAACGACGACTGCGCGAGACCTTCGGATTCGAGGGCAGCCCGATCCGGATCAACGTGCGGGTGCGAGAGAAGCGGGGCGCCAAGCGCTCTCGCTGA
- the cmk gene encoding (d)CMP kinase encodes MSGGNSVVVAIDGPAGTGKSSVSRGLARALGERYLDTGAMYRVVTLAVLRSGVALDDAEGIARIAEGVEVAVDSHPDGDRAYLGGEDVSHEIRGDEVTRAVSGVSAIPAVRSRLVDLQRQLAAEAGGVVVEGRDIGTVVLPDADVKIFLTASAETRARRRNDQNVAAGLGDDYAAVLADVLRRDELDSTRQVSPLRPADDAVIVDTGEMTQAQVVDHLRELVEQRCGAIR; translated from the coding sequence GTGAGCGGAGGCAACAGCGTCGTCGTCGCGATCGACGGGCCGGCCGGAACCGGGAAGTCCTCGGTGTCACGGGGTTTGGCGCGCGCGCTGGGGGAGCGGTATCTGGACACCGGCGCGATGTACCGCGTCGTCACCTTGGCGGTGCTGCGCTCCGGTGTGGCCCTCGATGACGCCGAGGGCATCGCCCGGATAGCCGAGGGCGTCGAGGTCGCGGTGGATTCACACCCCGACGGAGACCGTGCGTACCTTGGCGGAGAAGATGTTTCGCATGAGATCCGCGGCGACGAGGTGACCCGGGCGGTATCGGGAGTCTCGGCGATTCCCGCGGTGCGCTCCCGGCTGGTCGACTTGCAGCGGCAGTTGGCCGCCGAAGCCGGCGGTGTGGTGGTCGAAGGCCGTGACATCGGCACCGTGGTGTTGCCCGACGCTGACGTAAAAATTTTCCTCACCGCCTCCGCCGAGACACGGGCCCGGCGGCGCAACGACCAGAACGTGGCGGCCGGGCTGGGCGATGACTATGCGGCAGTGCTGGCCGACGTGCTCCGCCGCGATGAACTGGATTCGACCCGGCAGGTGTCGCCGCTGCGTCCCGCCGACGACGCGGTGATCGTCGACACCGGGGAGATGACGCAAGCGCAGGTGGTCGACCACCTGCGGGAATTGGTCGAGCAGCGCTGCGGGGCGATCCGATGA
- a CDS encoding pseudouridine synthase: MAFSHSEPDADGVRLQKVLSQAGVASRRVAERMILDGRVEVDGQVVTELGTRVDPGAAVIRVDGARVTVDDTRVYLALNKPRGVHSTMSDDRGRPCIGDYVEHRVRGDSKLFHVGRLDADTEGLMLLTNDGELAHRLMHPSYEIPKTYVATVLGSVPRGFGKKLRDGIELDDGPAKVDDFAVVDAVPGKTLVRVTLHEGRKRIVRRMLAAVGFPVQELVRTDIGAVGLGEQRPGTIRALSRKEVGELYKAVGL; encoded by the coding sequence ATGGCCTTCTCCCATTCCGAGCCGGACGCCGATGGCGTGCGCCTGCAGAAAGTGTTGTCGCAGGCCGGGGTTGCGTCGCGCCGGGTCGCCGAGCGGATGATTCTCGACGGCCGGGTCGAGGTGGACGGGCAGGTGGTCACCGAGCTGGGCACCCGGGTGGACCCGGGCGCGGCGGTGATCCGTGTCGACGGGGCGCGGGTGACCGTCGACGACACGAGGGTCTACCTGGCGTTGAACAAGCCGCGCGGCGTGCATTCGACGATGTCGGACGACCGCGGCAGGCCCTGCATCGGCGACTACGTCGAGCATCGGGTTCGCGGTGATTCCAAGCTGTTTCACGTCGGAAGGCTCGACGCCGATACCGAGGGACTGATGCTGCTGACCAACGACGGCGAGTTGGCGCACCGGCTGATGCACCCGTCCTATGAGATCCCCAAAACCTATGTCGCCACCGTGCTCGGATCGGTGCCCCGCGGGTTCGGCAAGAAACTGCGCGACGGTATCGAACTCGACGACGGACCGGCGAAGGTCGACGACTTCGCGGTGGTCGACGCCGTGCCAGGAAAGACGCTGGTGCGAGTGACCCTGCACGAAGGCCGCAAACGTATCGTGCGCCGGATGCTGGCGGCTGTCGGATTTCCGGTACAGGAATTGGTGCGCACCGATATCGGCGCGGTTGGCTTGGGGGAGCAGCGACCCGGCACCATCCGGGCATTGAGCCGCAAAGAGGTAGGCGAACTGTACAAGGCGGTCGGGCTGTGA